In a genomic window of Vicinamibacteria bacterium:
- a CDS encoding CDGSH iron-sulfur domain-containing protein: protein MAEIWVLKNGPLRVKGDVVLKDADGNTYDLRGREAFSLCRCGQSGNKPFCDGSHNREGFQHEPKAFALPEPKA from the coding sequence ATGGCTGAGATTTGGGTGCTCAAGAACGGGCCGTTACGCGTCAAAGGGGACGTCGTATTGAAAGACGCCGACGGGAATACATACGATCTCAGGGGGCGTGAGGCTTTTTCCCTCTGCCGCTGCGGCCAGTCCGGCAACAAGCCGTTTTGCGATGGCTCGCACAACCGCGAGGGCTTTCAGCACGAGCCGAAGGCCTTCGCCCTGCCCGAGCCCAAAGCGTGA
- a CDS encoding PPOX class F420-dependent oxidoreductase codes for MAAIPDGFRDILDKKTFAHLATRMKDGSPQVSPVWIERDGDRLLVNSAKGRLKDRNIRADGRVAISATDPDNPYRALMIRGRVVAILEEGADEQIDRLAKKYLGKDKYPFRTADEVRVKYVIEPTRVTTMG; via the coding sequence ATGGCAGCGATTCCCGACGGGTTTCGAGACATCCTGGACAAGAAAACCTTCGCCCATCTGGCGACTCGAATGAAGGATGGCAGCCCTCAGGTCAGTCCGGTTTGGATCGAGCGGGATGGCGATCGCCTGCTGGTGAACTCGGCGAAAGGCCGCCTCAAAGATCGCAATATCCGGGCGGATGGTCGCGTTGCCATATCGGCCACCGACCCCGACAATCCCTACCGGGCTTTGATGATCCGGGGTCGGGTCGTTGCCATCCTCGAGGAAGGCGCCGACGAGCAGATCGACCGGCTGGCCAAGAAGTACCTGGGCAAGGACAAGTATCCTTTTCGCACGGCGGACGAGGTCCGCGTGAAGTACGTGATCGAGCCGACCCGAGTCACGACGATGGGATGA